The Setaria italica strain Yugu1 chromosome IX, Setaria_italica_v2.0, whole genome shotgun sequence genome has a window encoding:
- the LOC101754730 gene encoding probable mitochondrial import inner membrane translocase subunit TIM21 → MASRIARLLQHRRLLATAAEASARHAPRAPCAGAAISKDVAKAEASSLKNSRWYMTRSNTSGPLTTHSECRKAFPSFMRPSASYSTKASDQNPKQEGKDLSTTEHPFDDITYNIPEKPVTFTEGASYSLVILAGLGIAALAGYAVFKELIFEPKEYKIFGKALARIQSDSQVTARIGHPITGYGQETRNRAARQRIPNKIWTDEDGVEHVEVNFLIRGPHGAGKVYSEMFKDNSDRTWKFTYLVVEIVSPQHGKTQLMLESYLPA, encoded by the exons ATGGCCTCCCGGATCGCGAGGCTGctccagcaccgccgcctcctcgccacggcggcggaggcgtccgCCCGCCACGCCCCGAGGGCTCCCTGCGCCGGTGCCGCCATCTCCAAG GATGTTGCTAAGGCTGAAG CTTCATCTTTGAAAAACTCAAGGTGGTACATGACCAGGTCAAACACTTCAGGTCCTTTGACTACTCATTCTGAGTGCCGCAAAGCATTTCCTTCTTTCATGAGGCCATCTGCATCTTACTCCACAAAAGCTTCAGACCAAAATCCAAAACAG GAGGGAAAAGACTTGTCAACTACAGAACATCCCTTTGATGATATTACCTACAACATACCCGAGAAGCCAGTGACATTTACTGAAGGTGCTTCTTACAGTCTTGTAATACTGGCTGGACTTGGAATTGCAGCGCTGGCTGGATATGCTGTGTTCAAAGAGCTTATATTTGAACCAAAAGA GTACAAGATATTTGGGAAAGCTCTAGCAAGGATTCAGAGTGATAGCCAG GTCACGGCAAGAATTGGCCACCCTATTACTGGATATGGTCAGGAAACTAGGAACCGTGCAGCTCGGCAACGAATTCCAAATAAGATTTGGACAGATGAGGATGGTGTTGAACATGTGGAG gtgaactTTCTCATCCGTGGGCCACATGGAGCTGGAAAGGTCTATTCAGAGATGTTCAAAGATAACTCTGACCGGACATGGAAGTTCACGTACCTTGTTGTTGAAATCGTGTCTCCACAACATGGAAAAACACAACTGATGTTAGAATCTTACTTACCAGCGTAA